A DNA window from Armatimonadota bacterium contains the following coding sequences:
- a CDS encoding PEP-CTERM sorting domain-containing protein, which produces MNWLLKVGLFSVGMGMSIACSATTIQFLATDGDKLYRADSTGAVLGSVTMNAQIQSLTTLPSGFALAGATAGDIIACGRNPVSGRYGLYRLDNPFGAANLVQIGSLDQGVGSLTFANGQMYGVEDSINPLRVMRFNAATGNTLTNYNTGISSAGGGGLSFNAADGQFYVTDATNNRLYRWAPGGTATLVGAVGFGFSNNGIEFHEGVLYGAMRRDSPAGTMSLGYFNMSNGAFTTQATLTGIQGAGTGFLAVPEPGSLAALGLGLLVVTRRKRKY; this is translated from the coding sequence ATGAATTGGCTACTAAAAGTTGGGTTGTTTTCGGTTGGAATGGGAATGTCGATCGCGTGTTCGGCGACCACGATCCAGTTCCTCGCGACGGACGGAGACAAGTTGTATCGTGCGGACTCTACAGGCGCGGTTTTGGGTTCAGTGACGATGAATGCACAGATTCAATCATTGACCACTCTTCCGAGCGGATTTGCATTAGCAGGAGCGACGGCAGGCGACATTATTGCGTGTGGAAGAAATCCAGTAAGCGGTCGATACGGGCTTTATCGATTGGATAATCCCTTTGGCGCTGCCAATCTGGTTCAAATTGGTTCACTGGACCAAGGCGTCGGCTCGCTAACTTTTGCAAACGGACAAATGTACGGAGTCGAGGACTCTATTAATCCATTGCGTGTCATGCGTTTCAACGCAGCGACCGGGAACACACTGACAAATTACAACACCGGAATTTCTTCGGCTGGTGGTGGTGGGCTTTCGTTCAATGCCGCTGATGGCCAATTCTATGTGACTGATGCCACAAACAATCGGCTTTATCGATGGGCACCGGGAGGAACGGCGACTTTGGTCGGTGCGGTTGGATTCGGGTTTTCGAACAATGGAATTGAGTTCCACGAAGGCGTTCTATATGGCGCTATGCGAAGAGATAGCCCCGCCGGAACGATGAGCCTTGGTTATTTCAATATGTCGAATGGAGCGTTCACGACGCAGGCTACTTTGACCGGAATTCAGGGCGCCGGCACGGGATTTTTGGCCGTTCCAGAACCAGGTAGCCTGGCCGCGCTTGGTCTAGGATTGCTGGTCGTGACTCGTCGAAAGCGCAAGTATTAG
- a CDS encoding right-handed parallel beta-helix repeat-containing protein has product MKHLPLFAAALLVSCAGLASARTIYVSQSAAGLGNGNDWANAFSNLHQGLAAATNGDEVRIGQGTYRPGLPGEINASFVVPSGVRVRGGYKGFGADADLRSRAIYPTILDGDLGDDDSWGDPWWNGMNTNTPNSYHVLQIDSAAAGTLLEGLTVTSGGAIQTAGGAVLAQQSELEIRDCTFERCLGYQGAGAAVCVIDGSLLMTNCTVRENWGRFVNGAGVAVSGTAGATVDGCMFFDNHGESDYSTGSGAGIALEGTTPSTIKNSRFIGNQTFPFFSSMPDFGGGVYYSGAPLSIDRCTFESNTAVSGGGVYSWRDLTVSNCLFRGNNAIPAPAAGGNGGAIGVYYFGDYLLKVVGCTFVKNNAHETGGVYYHGYATYRTDISNSIFWGNTDVNGTVSQSSVKKARYSCIQNLWTTIPGEDAIDPSKFPGCVISNPSFVHYPDDLHLAVSSPCVDAGEKSKFSAGMYLDLQNRSRFFDIVSKPDTGLGSRPLPDMGCYETTLRLQMDPSVAYGP; this is encoded by the coding sequence ATGAAGCATCTTCCCTTGTTCGCGGCTGCGCTGCTGGTTTCTTGCGCGGGCCTGGCCTCGGCGCGGACGATCTATGTGAGCCAAAGTGCCGCCGGATTGGGCAACGGCAACGACTGGGCGAACGCGTTTTCGAACCTGCATCAAGGGCTGGCCGCCGCCACGAATGGCGACGAAGTTCGCATTGGTCAGGGGACTTATCGGCCGGGGCTTCCGGGCGAGATCAATGCTTCGTTTGTCGTGCCGTCTGGGGTTCGGGTTCGCGGCGGATATAAGGGCTTCGGCGCGGACGCTGATCTTCGCAGCCGCGCGATTTATCCCACGATTTTAGATGGTGATCTGGGCGACGACGATTCTTGGGGCGACCCGTGGTGGAACGGGATGAACACCAATACGCCCAACAGCTATCACGTTTTGCAGATTGATTCTGCCGCGGCGGGCACGCTGCTGGAGGGGCTGACGGTGACCAGTGGCGGCGCGATTCAGACCGCTGGCGGCGCGGTGTTGGCGCAACAAAGCGAGCTTGAAATTCGCGATTGCACTTTTGAGCGGTGCCTCGGCTATCAGGGCGCGGGCGCGGCGGTTTGTGTGATTGACGGCAGCCTTTTGATGACGAATTGCACCGTGCGCGAGAATTGGGGCCGGTTTGTCAACGGGGCTGGCGTCGCGGTGTCGGGGACGGCTGGCGCGACGGTGGACGGCTGTATGTTCTTTGACAATCACGGCGAATCGGACTATTCGACCGGTTCCGGGGCGGGAATCGCTCTGGAAGGGACGACGCCCTCGACGATCAAGAATTCGCGGTTTATCGGCAATCAGACCTTCCCTTTCTTTTCTTCGATGCCGGATTTTGGCGGGGGTGTTTATTACTCCGGCGCGCCTCTTTCGATCGATCGGTGTACGTTTGAATCGAACACGGCGGTGAGTGGCGGCGGCGTTTATTCTTGGCGCGATCTGACCGTTTCGAACTGCTTGTTCCGGGGAAATAACGCGATTCCTGCTCCTGCTGCGGGCGGAAATGGCGGTGCGATTGGCGTTTATTATTTCGGCGATTATTTGCTGAAAGTGGTGGGCTGCACCTTTGTGAAGAACAACGCGCACGAGACGGGCGGTGTTTATTATCACGGCTATGCCACCTATCGCACCGATATTTCGAACTCGATCTTTTGGGGCAATACCGACGTGAACGGCACGGTTAGCCAAAGTAGCGTGAAGAAAGCTCGGTACAGCTGTATTCAAAACCTTTGGACGACCATTCCTGGCGAGGACGCGATCGATCCTTCTAAATTCCCGGGATGCGTGATCTCGAATCCGTCGTTTGTTCATTACCCCGACGATTTGCACCTTGCGGTTTCGTCGCCTTGTGTGGATGCTGGCGAGAAGTCGAAGTTCAGCGCTGGGATGTACTTGGATCTTCAAAATCGTTCCCGGTTCTTTGATATTGTTTCGAAGCCGGATACAGGACTTGGTTCTCGCCCGTTGCCGGATATGGGCTGCTACGAGACGACGCTGAGATTGCAGATGGATCCTTCTGTGGCCTACGGCCCTTGA
- a CDS encoding helix-turn-helix transcriptional regulator, which translates to MALAEVFGALGDPVRLEIVQRLVARRRQRISQVTDGLGLTRQGARRQLQVLADAKVVVLEPEGRDVWVNVNIERLDYAREFIAKLEAEWDLRLEALKLSLESGEDSIG; encoded by the coding sequence ATGGCTTTGGCAGAAGTTTTTGGCGCGTTGGGCGATCCGGTCCGGCTGGAAATTGTTCAGCGGCTGGTCGCCCGCCGCCGCCAACGCATTTCGCAAGTCACCGATGGTTTGGGGCTCACTCGGCAGGGCGCGCGTCGACAGCTGCAGGTTCTTGCCGACGCCAAAGTGGTGGTCTTGGAACCCGAGGGCCGCGATGTTTGGGTGAACGTCAACATCGAGAGGTTGGACTACGCCCGGGAGTTCATCGCCAAGCTTGAAGCGGAATGGGACCTCCGCCTCGAAGCGCTCAAGCTTTCTCTTGAATCTGGGGAGGACTCGATTGGGTAG
- a CDS encoding SRPBCC domain-containing protein yields the protein MQDSIERSIVINAPIDRVFQGVISDFFKAWDGELITDTHGHFNFGEWGKSSVHLIAYQPPSYLAYRWVPGTIFEGDIYEKGCTLVEFRLTESGGATTLVLKESGFASIPEERYREAMDNNTAGWDEEIANFAKLFE from the coding sequence ATGCAAGATTCTATCGAGCGCTCCATCGTGATCAATGCTCCCATTGACCGCGTCTTTCAGGGCGTGATTTCCGATTTTTTTAAGGCATGGGACGGGGAGCTGATCACTGACACTCACGGCCATTTTAACTTTGGCGAATGGGGCAAATCCAGCGTCCATTTGATCGCTTATCAACCGCCGAGTTATCTGGCGTATCGCTGGGTTCCTGGCACGATCTTTGAGGGCGATATTTATGAAAAGGGTTGCACTTTGGTGGAGTTTAGGCTCACCGAATCTGGCGGCGCGACCACCCTTGTGTTGAAGGAAAGCGGGTTTGCTTCGATTCCCGAAGAGCGCTACCGAGAGGCGATGGACAACAACACCGCTGGATGGGACGAAGAAATCGCAAACTTTGCAAAGCTGTTTGAATAA